A window of the Heliomicrobium gestii genome harbors these coding sequences:
- a CDS encoding S8 family peptidase: MESKMKTALLPVEVVNTLAALDPKKRLGLGMALMGAPSLWEAGLDGRDVVVGVIDTGIDQSHPELAGKVIGSRDYVRDGLSPDKFHYHGTHVAGTIAANKQLKGVAPGAKLRDYRVLNQHGGGAVEACAQALRDAADDGCEIVNLSMGFQKEDLPNPDILHEAVRYAVNKQVLVICAVGNERDEMGPGAKIYPGYYPEVVGVGAVKIEDDGSITDAFFSNENDQVDVSAPGVDILSCAPGGRYMVLSGTSMASPHASGFAAILLQRGKGRLGKRMTEQAAWEMLKCTTADIDALGIDPRTGAGFLTIYPSIPKLRPATEASGHVMEPIADLQQNQQFVIPTAYH; the protein is encoded by the coding sequence ATGGAGTCGAAAATGAAGACGGCCCTGTTGCCGGTCGAAGTTGTCAACACACTGGCAGCGTTGGATCCGAAAAAGCGCCTTGGCCTGGGTATGGCCTTGATGGGGGCGCCATCGCTCTGGGAGGCCGGCCTCGATGGCCGCGATGTGGTCGTCGGCGTCATTGACACGGGGATCGATCAGAGCCATCCCGAACTGGCCGGCAAGGTGATCGGCAGCCGCGACTATGTGCGCGATGGCTTGAGCCCGGATAAGTTTCATTATCATGGAACCCATGTGGCTGGCACCATCGCCGCCAATAAACAGTTAAAGGGCGTCGCCCCAGGAGCGAAGCTTCGCGATTACCGGGTGTTGAACCAGCACGGCGGAGGCGCCGTGGAGGCCTGCGCTCAGGCGCTGCGCGACGCTGCTGACGACGGTTGCGAGATCGTCAATCTGAGCATGGGTTTTCAAAAAGAGGATCTTCCGAACCCCGACATTTTGCATGAAGCTGTCCGCTATGCCGTCAACAAGCAGGTGCTGGTCATCTGCGCCGTTGGCAACGAACGGGACGAGATGGGTCCAGGGGCGAAGATTTACCCCGGTTATTACCCCGAGGTGGTCGGCGTTGGCGCCGTCAAAATCGAAGATGACGGATCCATCACCGACGCCTTCTTTTCCAACGAAAACGATCAGGTTGATGTCAGCGCGCCCGGTGTCGACATTCTTTCCTGCGCTCCCGGCGGCCGGTACATGGTTCTGAGTGGAACCTCGATGGCTTCTCCTCATGCGAGCGGTTTTGCCGCCATCTTGCTCCAGCGGGGGAAGGGGCGGTTGGGCAAGCGCATGACCGAACAGGCGGCATGGGAGATGCTCAAGTGCACCACCGCTGATATCGACGCGCTCGGCATCGATCCGCGCACTGGCGCCGGGTTCCTCACCATTTACCCGTCGATTCCGAAACTTCGCCCCGCAACCGAGGCCTCGGGCCATGTGATGGAACCGATAGCGGATCTGCAGCAGAATCAACAGTTTGTGATTCCCACAGCGTACCATTGA